A genomic region of Pseudomonas migulae contains the following coding sequences:
- a CDS encoding bleomycin resistance protein codes for MFERNKLVPELMVTNLDSSLAFWVSRLGFKVAYQRPDDGFAYLDLNGAQVMLEQVDPDAGQWLTAPLTKPFGRGINLQIDVEAVAPIIQKLVQAGCPLYRECKDTWYRADDIEVGQREFIVQDPDGYLVRLVERLGERLACSM; via the coding sequence ATGTTCGAACGTAACAAACTGGTTCCGGAGTTAATGGTCACCAACCTGGATAGCAGCCTGGCTTTTTGGGTTTCTCGTCTGGGGTTCAAAGTAGCTTATCAACGTCCGGATGACGGATTTGCTTACCTTGATTTGAATGGTGCTCAAGTAATGCTTGAGCAGGTTGATCCGGACGCGGGTCAATGGCTGACTGCGCCGTTGACCAAACCGTTTGGAAGAGGCATCAACCTACAGATTGATGTTGAGGCTGTCGCACCCATCATCCAAAAACTTGTTCAGGCTGGATGTCCACTCTATCGAGAATGCAAAGACACCTGGTATCGGGCTGACGATATAGAAGTAGGCCAACGCGAATTCATCGTTCAGGATCCCGACGGTTATCTCGTAAGGCTGGTAGAGCGGTTGGGTGAGCGACTGGCTTGCTCAATGTGA